Proteins encoded within one genomic window of Solea senegalensis isolate Sse05_10M linkage group LG11, IFAPA_SoseM_1, whole genome shotgun sequence:
- the cacna1fb gene encoding calcium channel, voltage-dependent, L type, alpha 1F subunit isoform X1 — translation MYEESRRSVGRNGYANAVDGDEGGGDGEQEEEGGEGDGEGGGGGGEKRDTEWDEELDGENEGGVGMTRTDTLHSTTSSTGTQRRRGQHGKKQVQGSNQVQRAPRALYCLKLNNPIRRAALSIVEWKPFDVFILLAIFANCVALGVSKPFPEDDSNSTNHDLEQVEYIFLIIFTVETFLKILAYGLFMHPSSYIRNGWNLLDFVIVIVGLFSVVLETMTHKSGEQATTHHMPGKPGGLDVKALRAFRVLRPLRLVSGVPSLQIVLNSIMKAMVPLLHIALLVLFVIIIYAIIGLELFIGRMHRTCYYTATNMYVEDDPVPCAFAGHGRQCVVNGSECRGGWDGPNGGITNFDNFFFAMLTVFQCITMEGWTDVLYWMNDAIGFELPWVYFVSLVIFGSFFVLNLVLGVLSGEFSKEREKAKARGDFQKLREKQQMEEDLCGYMDWITQAEDMDELDEDGHSHPSLRDLSDKKRGKFGWFSHSNDTHASLPASETASENTVNIDEEHTNCCQACCVQMMKIRCCRKLRRWNRVFRRNCRTAVKSVTFYWVVLLLVFLNTSLSASEHYDQPDWLTQVQDIANKVLLSLFTVEMLLKMYSLGLAHYFVAFFNRFDCFVVCGGIVETILVELDIMPPLGISVLRCVRLLRIFKVTRHWTALSNLVASLLNSMKSIASLLLLLFLFLIIFALLGMQLFGGKFNFDETQTKRSTFDSFPQALLTCFQILTGEDWNVVMYDGIMAYGGPVFPGMIVCVYFVILFICGNYILLNVFLAIAVDNLAGGDGDDKKKEKKEGAEEEEGVEEEEAEEGEVKVCLHVNIDEDTEYEEEEEPEEEEEGLHEGDDDGGVQLKMADLTPPKEKVLPIPEGSAFFCLSKTNPIRVGCHTLIHHHIFTNLILVFIILSSCSLAAEDPIRAHSFRNNILGYADYAFTSIFTVEILLKMTVHGAFLHQGSFCRNWFNLLDLLVVSVSLVSFFLHSSAISVVKILRVLRVLRPLRAINRAKGLKHVVQCVFVAIRTIGNIMIVTTLLQFMFACIGVQLFKGKFYRCTDEAKYTPEQCKGTFVVYKDGDVTHPMVRERLWHNSDFNFDNVLMGMMALFTVSTFEGWPALLYKAIDANGENSGPIYNYRVEISIFFIVYIIIIAFFMMNIFVGFVIITFREQGEQEYKNCELDKNQRQCVEYALKAQPLKLYIPKNPVQYKFWSIINSTGFEYVMFVLILLNTVTLAVQHYEQSKTFSSIMDILNMVFTGLFTVEMLLKLLALRLRHYFVDAWNSFDALIVVGSVVDIVVTEFSSGEDSSRVSITFFRLFRVMRLVKLLSKGEGIRTLLWTFIKSLQALPYVALLIAMIFFIYAVIGMQTFGKIAMQDHTQINRNNNFQTFPQAVLLLFRCATGEAWQEIMLASLPGKRCDPESDYEPGEEFSCGSNFAIVYFISFFMLCAFLIINLFVAVIMDNFDYLTRDWSILGPHHLDEFKRIWSEYDPEAKGRIKHLDVVALLRRIQPPLGFGKLCPHRVACKRLVAMNMPLNSDGMVTFNATLFALVRTALKIKTEGNPEQENEELRVIIKKIWKRMKPKLLDEVIPPHEAEEEVTVGKFYATFLIQDYFRKFRKRKERGALTGETDVTNSSAVQLCKAGLKTLQDLGPEMRLAMNEDLEEEEEEEEGEEEGEDAMMEEEPREDVTYQGQNGFGPEKERQGSALTTPTGSAVGDVGVYNGGLIHRVGSLTKMPNGSEHDEHLHRGDNIRSSVNHHHQKRPSLKNGLLDHAHKKPSYYKHGRRNSRERIWRNEQRNYNREDDSDSIASTDRRPSDVPQLYRDHYEGYDHSCSYGNGDSEGRRTTRRRLLPATPTGRKPSFNIQCLRRQESSDDLPIPGTYHPTTQKFSSYDSHLSARSSAGSASSSASWANPCPRRGRLLYAPLILVEDKGSPPWGGGAASGERKKGGAGRAGVSVTGAEPRPAWYGGPAGTSAPPPPPYRAFTTLRVPSQLGAQFSEKRGSADSLVEAVLISEGLGLYARDPKFVAFAKREIADACHMTVDEMESAASDLLGSTSRGFLSNAAADPVSLYSDDEPIRTSRDEDELADEMSCVTSF, via the exons ACCGTTTGACGTCTTCATCCTGTTAGCAATCTTTGCTAACTGTGTAGCTCTGGGTGTGTCCAAACCGTTTCCAGAGGACGACTCTAATTCCACCAACCATGACCTG GAACAAGTGGAGTACatcttcctcatcatcttcaccgTGGAGACCTTCCTGAAGATCCTGGCCTACGGTCTGTTCATGCACCCGAGCTCCTACATACGCAACGGATGGAACCTTCTGGACTTTGTCATCGTCATTGTCGG atTGTTCAGCGTCGTCTTGGAGACGATGACTCATAAGTCTGGCGAGCAGGCAACCACGCACCACATGCCTGGAAAACCTGGAGGTCTGGACGTGAAAGCTCTGAGGGCCTTCAGGGTTCTGAGGCCACTGAGACTGGTCTCTGGTGTCCCCA gtcTTCAGATTGTGTTGAACTCCATCATGAAGGCCATGGTTCCTCTCCTCCACATCGCTCTGCTCGTTctcttcgtcatcatcatctacgCCATCATCGGCCTGGAGCTTTTCATCGGACGCATGCACAGGACCTGCTACTACACAGCAACGA ATATGTACGTGGAGGACGACCCGGTGCCGTGTGCGTTCGCGGGTCACGGCCGTCAGTGTGTGGTGAATGGCTCAGAGTGTCGAGGAGGGTGGGACGGTCCCAACGGAGGAATCACCAACTTTGACAACTTCTTCTTCGCCATGTTGACGGTGTTTCAGTGCATCACCATGGAGGGATGGACAGACGTCCTCTACTGG ATGAACGACGCCATTGGCTTTGAGCTGCCGTGGGTGTATTTCGTCAGTCTGGTGATCTTCGGCTCGTTCTTCGTGCTGAACCTGGTTCTGGGAGTTCTCAGCGG GGAGTTCAGtaaggagagggagaaggcCAAGGCTCGCGGAGATTTCCAGAAGCTTCGTGAGAAGCAGCAGATGGAGGAGGACCTGTGTGGCTACATGGACTGGATCACTCAGGCTGAAGACATGGACGAACTGGACGAGGATGGACACTCAC ATCCATCTCTTCGAGACCTTTCAGACAAGAAGAGAGGGAAGTTTGGATGGTTCAGTCACTCCAATGATACAcacg caaGTCTTCCTGCCAGTGAAACAGCGTctgaaaacactgtaaacattgATGAAGAACACACTAACTGCTGCCAGGCCtgctg TGTCCAGATGATGAAGATCAGATgctg tCGTAAGTTGCGGCGCTGGAACCGTGTCTTTCGCAGAAACTGTCGCACAGCTGTGAAGTCGGTGACCTTTTATTGGGTCGTTCTGCTGCTCGTGTTCCTCAACACGTCGCTCAGCGCCTCCGAACACTACGACCAGCCCGACTGGCTGACACAAGTCCAGG ACATCGCCAACAAGGTGCTCCTGTCTCTGTTCACCGTGGAGATGCTGCTGAAGATGTACAGCCTCGGCCTGGCTCACTACTTTGTGGCGTTCTTCAACCGCTTCGACTGTTTCGTGGTGTGCGGTGGAATCGTGGAGACCATCCTGGTGGAGTTGGACATCATGCCGCCGCTGGGAATCTCCGTGCTGCGCTGCGTCCGCCTGCTGCGGATTTTCAAGGTCACGCG ACACTGGACGGCTCTGTCCAACCTGGTGGCGTCGCTGCTGAACTCCATGAAGTCCATCGCGTCGCtgttgctcctcctcttcctgttcctCATCATCTTCGCGCTGCTCGGGATGCAGTTGTTCGGAGGGAAGTTCAACTTTGACGAGACGCAAACCAAACGCAGCACCTTCGACTCATTCCCGCAGGCGCTGCTCACCTGCTTCCAG ATCCTGACAGGCGAGGACTGGAATGTGGTCATGTATGACGGCATCATGGCGTACGGCGGCCCCGTGTTTCCCGGGATGATCGTGTGCGTTTACTTCgtcatcctcttcatctgtgGAAACT ACATCCTGCTGAACGTCTTCTTGGCCATCGCTGTGGACAACCTCGCCGGAGGAGACGGAGACGACAAGAAGAAGGA gaagaaggagggagcagaggaagaggagggggttgaggaggaggaggctgaagaGGGAGAAGTGAAGGTTTGTCTTCAT GTCAACATTGATGAAGACACTGagtatgaggaggaggaggagccagaggaggaggaggaggggcttcATGAAGGAGATGATG ATGGTGGCGTCCAGTTAAAGATGGCCGACCTCACTCCTCCTAAAGAAAAGGTGCTTCCAATCCCAGAAGGCAGTGCGTTCTTCTGCCTGAGTAAGACAAACCC GATCCGCGTGGGCTGTCACACTCTGATCCACCACCACATCTTCACCAACCTCATCCtcgtcttcatcatcctcaGCAGCTGCTCATTGGCCGCTGAGGATCCAATCAGAGCCCACTCCTTCAGGAACAAC atcctGGGTTATGCAGACTACGCCTTCACCTCCATCTTCACTGTGGAGATCCTGTTAAAG atgacGGTTCACGGAGCGTTCCTCCACCAGGGTTCCTTCTGCAGGAACTGGTTTAACCTGCTGGATCTCCTGGTCGTCAGCGTCTCACTCGTCTCCTTCTTCTTACA CTCCAGTGCCATCTCTGTGGTGAAGATCCTCCGAGTCCTTAGGGTCCTGAGACCTTTGAGAGCCATCAACAGAGCCAAAGGACTGAAG cacgtggtgcagtgtgtgtttgtggcgaTCAGGACAATCGGAAACATCATGATCGTGACGACGTTGCTTCAGTTCATGTTTGCCTGCATCGGTGTCCAACTTTTCAAg GGCAAATTCTATCGCTGCACAGATGAAGCCAAATACACACCTGAGCAGTGCAA ggGGACGTTTGTCGTGTATAAGGACGGTGATGTCACTCACCCAATGGTCAGAGAGCGTCTGTGGCACAACAGTGACTTTAACTTTGATAACGTGTTGATGGGGATGATGGCGCTGTTCACTGTCTCCACCTTTGAGGGCTGGCCTGC GCTTCTGTACAAGGCCATTGACGCTAACGGCGAGAACTCTGGTCCCATCTATAACTACCGTGTGGAAATCTCCATTTTCTTCATCgtctacatcatcatcatcgccttTTTCATGATGAACATCTTTGTCGGCTTCGTCATCATCACCTTCAGAGAGCAGGGAGAGCAGGAGTACAAGAACTGTGAGCTGGACAAGAACCAG cgtCAGTGTGTGGAGTACGCTCTGAAGGCTCAGCCTCTCAAACTCTATATTCCCAAAAACCCGGTCCAGTATAAGTTCTGGTCCATCATCAACTCCACAGGGTTTGAATACGTCATGTTTGTTCTGATTCTGCTCAACACCGTCACCCTGGCTGTTCAG cacTATGAACAGTCAAAGACGTTCAGCTCCATCATGGACATCCTGAACATGGTCTTCACCGGACTCTTCACTGTGGAgatgctgctgaagctgctggcTCTGAGACTGAGG CATTACTTTGTCGATGCGTGGAACTCGTTCGACGCTCTCATCGTGGTCGGCAGCGTCGTGGACATCGTTGTCACTGAGTTCAGT AGTGGAGAAGACAGCTCCAGAGTCTCCATCACCTTCTTCAGACTCTTTCGAGTGATGCGATTGGTGAAGCTGCTGAGTAAAGGGGAGGGGATTCGCACGCTGCTCTGGACTTTCATTAAATCACTGCAG GCACTGCCTTACGTCGCTCTGCTCATCGCCATGATTTTCTTCATCTACGCTGTCATCGGCATGcag acCTTTGGAAAGATAGCGATGCAGGATCACACTCAGatcaacagaaacaacaacttTCAGACGTTTCCTCAGGCagttcttcttctcttcag gTGTGCCACAGGTGAGGCGTGGCAGGAGATCATGTTGGCCAGTCTTCCAGGGAAACGGTGTGATCCAGAGTCAGACTATGAACCAGGAGAAGAATTCAGCTGCGGCAGCAACTTCGCCATCGTTTACTTCATCAGCTTCTTCATGCTCTGTGcttttctg ATCATTAACCTGTTTGTCGCCGTCATCATGGACAACTTTGACTATCTGACACGTGATTGGTCCATTCTGGGTCCACATCATCTGGACGAGTTCAAGAGGATCTGGTCTGAGTATGATCCAGAGGCcaa AGGGCGGATCAAACACCTGGACGTGGTGGCGCTGTTGCGGAGGATCCAGCCTCCTCTGGGTTTTGGGAAGCTCTGCCCTCACAGAGTGGCCTGTAAG CGTCTGGTCGCCATGAACATGCCTCTGAACTCTGACGGTATGGTGACCTTCAACGCCACGCTCTTTGCTCTGGTTCGAACCGCGCTCAAGATCAAGACTGAAG GTAACCCTGAGCAGGAGAACGAAGAGCTGAGGGTGATCATCAAGAAGATCTGGAAACGAATGAAACCAAAACTGCTAGACGAAGTCATTCCACCACACGAAG cagaggaggaagtgactGTTGGGAAGTTTTACGCAACGTTCCTGATCCAGGATTATTTCAGGAAGTTCAGGAAGAGGAAGGAGCGAGGAGCTTTGACCGGAGAGACGGATGTCACCAACTCGTCTGCTGTCCAG ttgtgtaagGCAGGTCTGAAGACTCTGCAGGATCTGGGTCCAGAGATGCGTCTGGCTATGAAcgaggacctggaggaggaggaggaggaggaggagggggaggaggagggggaggacgccatgatggaggaggagccaaGGGAGGACGTCACATATCAG GGTCAAAATGGGTTTGGACCAGAAAAAGAGCGACAAGGCTCTGCACTGACTACGCCTACAG GTTCTGCTGTGGGCGATGTGGGCGTATATAATGGAGGTCTGATCCACCGGGTAGGCTCTCTCACTAAGATGCCAAATGGCAGCGAACATGACGAACATCTTCATCGTGGAGACAACATAAGGTCCTCtgtcaatcatcatcatcaaaaacgTCCCTCACTGAAGAACGGCCTGCTGGACCATGCCCACAAGAAGCCGTCATACTACAAACATGGAAG GAGGAACTCAAGGGAGAGAATCTGGAGAAATGAACAGAGAAACTACAACAGAGAAGACGACAGTGACAGCATCGCCTCCACAGACAG ACGTCCCTCTGATGTCCCTCAGCTCTACAGAGATCACTATGAAGGTTACGACCACAGCTGTAGCTATGGTAACGGTGATAGTGAGGGCAGGAGAACCACACGTAGACGCCTTCTTCCTGCCACGCCCACAG GTCGGAAACCGTCGTTTAACATCCAGTGTTTGAGGAGACAAGAGAGCAGCGATGACCTGCCCATACCTGGAACGTACCATCCTACCACACAG aagTTCAGCAGTTACGACTCCCACCTCTCTGCTCGCTCCTCGGCGGGGTCTGCGTCCTCCTCGGCATCCTGGGCAAACCCCTGTCCTCGCCGCGGTCGCCTCCTCTACGCTCCTCTCATCCTGGTGGAAGATAAAGGCAGCCCGCCCTGGGGGGGCGGAGCCGCCAGTGGGGAGAGGAAGAAGGGAGGAGCAGGAAGAG CAGGAGTCAGTGTGACGGGAGCAGAGCCCAGGCCGGCGTGGTATGGTGGTCCAGCAGGGACGTCAG cgccgccgccaccgccgtaCAGAGCATTTACCACACTGCGAGTTCCGTCTCAGCTCGGAGCGCAGTTCTCCGAGAAACGAGGATCAGCTGACAGCCTGGTGGAGGCG GTTCTCATCTCCGAAGGTCTCGGTCTTTACGCCCGGGATCCGAAGTTTGTCGCGTTTGCAAAGCGGGAAATCGCAGATGCGTGTCACATGACCGTGGACGAGATGGAGTCGGCTGCCAGCGACCTGCTCGGCTCCACCAGCCGCGGTTTCCTTAGCAACGCCGCCGCTGACCCTGTCTCTCTCTACAGCGACGACGAGCCAATTAGGACGAGTCGCGATGAGGACGAGCTTGCAGACGAGATGAGCTGTGTGACATCATTCTGA